In Halobaculum magnesiiphilum, the following proteins share a genomic window:
- a CDS encoding ABC transporter substrate-binding protein: MARKIDRRDVLKGAGTAGVVGLAGCITQNESGGGNGGGGGGGGDGGDDEETEAEGETTEAPDDSESMRTVMHSVLMPLTGDLASLGGPIRDGGTLPVKQLRAAGDMPVEFDQTVEDTQTDPQAGIQAANGLANAGYPTVCGPASSGVNLQVTREVFIPNGMIGCSPSSTSPNVTTLDDDDLIFRTAPSDALQGQVMAQVANEELDNSSASILYVNNDYGQALADSFSQSFADNYSGSVQESVAFEQEQSSYTSPLSTAMNDSPDMLVVIGYPASGIQIFRDFYANYDNETEVLVTDGLVDPTLPDEVGNDMANVYATTPQATGPGQDEFASLYEDEYDRAPGVFNAHAYDASAVCLLANVKAGENDGDVIKEEMRAVANPNDGMEVTPGNLAEGLRAVANGDDVYYQGASSSVDFDENGDMTAVTYAFLQYNTDVEGNVETISTIDFEA; encoded by the coding sequence ATGGCACGCAAGATCGATCGCCGTGACGTCCTGAAGGGCGCCGGCACGGCAGGCGTTGTCGGACTCGCAGGATGTATCACCCAGAACGAATCGGGCGGCGGAAACGGTGGCGGCGGCGGCGGTGGCGGTGACGGCGGCGACGACGAGGAGACCGAAGCCGAGGGGGAGACCACCGAGGCACCCGACGACTCCGAGTCGATGCGCACCGTGATGCACTCGGTGCTGATGCCGCTCACCGGCGACCTCGCGTCGCTCGGCGGTCCGATCCGCGACGGCGGGACGCTCCCGGTGAAGCAGCTCCGCGCCGCCGGCGACATGCCCGTCGAGTTCGACCAGACGGTCGAAGACACCCAGACCGACCCGCAGGCGGGGATCCAGGCGGCCAACGGGCTCGCGAACGCCGGCTACCCGACCGTGTGTGGACCGGCCTCCTCCGGTGTGAACCTCCAGGTCACCCGAGAGGTGTTCATCCCCAACGGGATGATCGGCTGCTCGCCGTCCTCGACGTCGCCCAACGTGACGACGCTCGACGACGACGACCTGATCTTCCGGACGGCGCCCTCGGACGCGCTGCAGGGTCAGGTCATGGCGCAGGTGGCCAACGAGGAGCTCGACAACTCCAGCGCCTCGATCCTGTACGTCAACAACGACTACGGGCAGGCGTTGGCCGACTCGTTCTCCCAGTCGTTCGCGGACAACTACTCCGGGTCGGTCCAGGAGTCGGTCGCGTTCGAGCAGGAGCAGTCCAGCTACACCTCGCCGCTGTCGACGGCGATGAACGACTCGCCGGACATGCTCGTCGTCATCGGCTACCCGGCCTCCGGGATCCAGATCTTCCGCGACTTCTACGCGAACTACGACAACGAGACGGAGGTGCTGGTGACCGACGGGCTCGTCGACCCGACGCTCCCCGACGAGGTCGGCAACGACATGGCGAACGTGTACGCCACGACGCCGCAGGCGACCGGCCCCGGCCAGGACGAGTTCGCCTCGCTGTACGAGGACGAGTACGACCGCGCGCCCGGCGTGTTCAACGCCCACGCGTACGACGCCTCCGCCGTCTGCCTGCTCGCGAACGTCAAGGCGGGCGAGAACGACGGCGACGTGATCAAAGAGGAGATGCGCGCGGTGGCCAACCCCAACGACGGGATGGAGGTCACGCCCGGGAACCTCGCCGAGGGGCTGCGGGCCGTCGCGAACGGCGACGACGTGTACTACCAGGGCGCCTCCTCGTCGGTCGACTTCGACGAGAACGGCGACATGACGGCCGTCACGTACGCGTTCCTCCAGTACAACACGGACGTGGAGGGCAACGTCGAGACGATCAGCACCATCGACTTCGAGGCCTGA
- a CDS encoding metal-dependent hydrolase family protein — MHVLKNGTVVDADGAREADVAIVDDEIVAVGEVGRGDTETDVSGQFVAPGLIDSHVHLMMDGRPDVATAQDESDFDHTYIAAANLRKAVEAGVTTVRDLGANGTLALDAGHAVAEGRLVGPRVLACGENVVMTGGHGHWFGREADGPDEVRRAAREQLKRGADVIKCMATGGVLTEGAQTGAPELTYEELEALVDAASAKGVPTAAHAHGKEGLLNAVDAGITSIEHGTFMDREAAEAMAAGGTYWVPTAAALKNIVENPGSGIPQSAMAKATEAAEAFASSFDHAEAAGVDIAMGTDAGTPFNRFDNIADELSYMVEFGMSPEAALEAATVTAARLCGLDDTGRVAEDYRADLVVLDGNPAEDADAWQDPSAVFAAGDRVA, encoded by the coding sequence ATGCACGTACTGAAGAACGGAACCGTCGTCGACGCCGACGGCGCGCGCGAGGCGGACGTGGCGATCGTGGACGACGAGATCGTCGCCGTCGGCGAGGTGGGACGCGGCGACACCGAGACCGACGTGAGCGGGCAGTTCGTCGCGCCCGGCCTGATCGACTCGCACGTTCACCTGATGATGGACGGCCGTCCGGACGTGGCGACCGCACAGGACGAGAGCGACTTCGACCACACGTACATCGCCGCCGCGAACCTCCGAAAGGCCGTGGAGGCCGGCGTGACGACGGTTCGCGACCTCGGCGCCAACGGGACGCTCGCGCTCGATGCCGGCCATGCGGTCGCCGAGGGGCGGCTCGTCGGCCCGCGCGTGCTCGCGTGCGGGGAGAACGTCGTGATGACCGGCGGCCACGGCCACTGGTTCGGCCGGGAGGCCGACGGTCCCGACGAGGTCCGCAGGGCCGCCCGCGAGCAGCTCAAACGCGGCGCCGACGTGATCAAGTGCATGGCGACCGGGGGCGTGCTCACCGAGGGCGCACAGACCGGCGCGCCGGAGCTCACCTACGAGGAGCTGGAGGCGCTCGTCGACGCCGCCAGCGCGAAGGGCGTCCCGACCGCCGCACACGCCCACGGGAAGGAGGGACTGCTCAACGCCGTCGACGCCGGCATCACCAGCATCGAGCACGGCACGTTCATGGATCGGGAGGCGGCGGAGGCGATGGCCGCCGGGGGGACGTACTGGGTTCCGACCGCCGCGGCGCTGAAGAACATCGTCGAGAACCCCGGCTCCGGGATCCCGCAGTCGGCGATGGCGAAGGCCACCGAGGCCGCCGAGGCGTTCGCCTCCTCGTTCGACCACGCCGAGGCCGCGGGCGTCGACATCGCGATGGGCACCGACGCGGGCACGCCGTTCAATCGCTTCGACAACATCGCCGACGAGCTGTCGTACATGGTCGAGTTCGGGATGAGCCCCGAGGCGGCGCTGGAGGCCGCCACCGTCACCGCCGCACGGCTGTGCGGACTCGACGATACCGGCCGCGTCGCCGAGGACTACCGCGCGGACCTGGTCGTCCTCGACGGGAACCCCGCCGAGGACGCCGACGCCTGGCAGGACCCGAGCGCGGTGTTCGCCGCCGGCGACCGGGTCGCCTGA
- a CDS encoding DUF7563 family protein, which yields MPECTNCGGFVTEGYVRVFAPDGLETVRVCPNCEDKLRDGADVRDARSKRN from the coding sequence ATGCCGGAGTGTACAAACTGTGGCGGGTTCGTCACCGAAGGGTACGTACGGGTGTTCGCGCCCGACGGGCTGGAGACCGTTCGGGTGTGCCCGAACTGCGAGGACAAGCTGCGCGACGGGGCCGACGTTCGCGACGCGCGGTCGAAACGGAACTGA
- a CDS encoding amidase: MRTDLTGEALADLARALRTGERTPGAYANDVRDRIDDRDGDVRAWVDGGKSRAWLTAEADALEARHGGADPSTNSAAGGDRPPLFGVPVGVKDIFHVDRLATRAGSELPAAALAGPESTAVRRLRAAGAYVAGKTHTTEFAYFAPGPTRNPHDLDRTPGGSSSGSAAAVAAGTAPLALGTQTVGSVIRPAAFCGVVGFKPTRDRIPTDGVIPLAESVDHVGTFTRDVAGASLAASVLLDDWEDGRTGEPDEPVTLGVPDGPYLDQASDAGREAFERALDALATAGYDLVRVTAFPDIDDVNDRHDTLVAAEAALAHGEWYDRYADRYAEATRELIEDGRSAPVSALIRGRRGRDELCDSLAATAAEHGIDAWVAPAAPGPAPEGIDDTGDPVMNLPWTHAGLPTVGLPAGDVDGLPVGVQVAAGFGEDERLLSWADGIAGAVDDAA; this comes from the coding sequence ATGCGCACAGACCTCACCGGCGAGGCGCTCGCCGACCTCGCACGCGCGCTCCGAACCGGCGAACGAACCCCGGGGGCGTACGCGAACGACGTTCGGGACCGGATCGACGACCGCGACGGCGACGTTCGCGCGTGGGTCGACGGCGGCAAGTCGCGCGCGTGGCTGACCGCCGAAGCCGACGCCCTCGAGGCGCGACACGGCGGGGCGGACCCCTCGACGAACAGCGCGGCCGGCGGCGACCGTCCGCCGCTGTTCGGCGTCCCCGTGGGCGTCAAGGACATCTTCCACGTCGACAGGCTGGCGACCCGAGCCGGGTCGGAGCTTCCCGCGGCCGCCCTCGCGGGCCCCGAGTCGACGGCGGTCCGACGGCTCCGCGCGGCCGGCGCATACGTTGCCGGGAAGACGCACACGACCGAGTTCGCGTACTTCGCGCCGGGACCGACGCGCAACCCGCACGACCTCGACCGGACGCCCGGCGGATCGTCGAGCGGGTCGGCGGCGGCCGTCGCCGCCGGCACCGCGCCGCTCGCGCTCGGGACCCAGACCGTCGGCTCGGTCATCCGGCCCGCGGCCTTCTGCGGCGTCGTCGGCTTCAAACCCACCCGCGACCGGATCCCGACCGACGGCGTGATCCCCCTCGCGGAGTCCGTCGATCACGTCGGAACCTTCACGCGCGACGTCGCCGGCGCGTCGCTCGCGGCGTCGGTGCTCCTCGACGACTGGGAGGACGGACGGACGGGCGAGCCCGACGAACCGGTGACGCTCGGCGTCCCGGACGGTCCGTACCTCGATCAGGCGTCCGACGCCGGGCGGGAGGCGTTCGAGCGGGCGCTCGATGCGCTCGCGACCGCCGGGTACGACCTCGTGCGCGTCACGGCGTTCCCCGACATCGACGACGTGAACGACCGACACGACACGCTCGTCGCCGCCGAGGCCGCGCTCGCGCACGGCGAGTGGTACGACCGGTACGCCGATCGCTACGCCGAGGCGACCCGCGAACTGATCGAGGACGGGCGGTCCGCGCCGGTTTCGGCGCTGATCCGGGGTCGACGCGGGCGGGACGAACTGTGCGACTCACTGGCGGCGACCGCGGCGGAGCACGGCATCGACGCGTGGGTCGCGCCGGCGGCTCCCGGGCCGGCGCCCGAGGGGATCGACGACACCGGGGACCCGGTGATGAACCTCCCGTGGACGCACGCCGGGCTCCCGACGGTTGGCCTCCCCGCCGGCGATGTGGACGGCCTCCCCGTCGGCGTGCAAGTCGCCGCCGGGTTCGGCGAGGACGAACGGCTCCTGTCGTGGGCCGACGGGATCGCGGGGGCCGTCGACGACGCCGCGTAG
- a CDS encoding DUF1328 domain-containing protein encodes MSASIPLQFFSGEFLQYAVVFFVLALVAAVLGARGVAGVSMTIAKWLVIVFLVLTVVTLVL; translated from the coding sequence CTGTCGGCTTCCATCCCGCTGCAGTTCTTCAGCGGCGAGTTCCTCCAGTACGCGGTCGTCTTCTTCGTGCTGGCGCTCGTCGCGGCCGTCCTCGGTGCTCGGGGCGTCGCCGGGGTGAGCATGACGATCGCGAAGTGGCTCGTGATCGTCTTCCTCGTTCTCACGGTCGTCACGCTGGTGCTTTGA
- a CDS encoding HTTM domain-containing protein, translated as MALRTHLASLRRDLQTALARRLFVDRRALVALRVALGTLLLTDLLLRARSLAFFYTDSGALPRSALLARYPITANVSVYTLFGGEWWVGLLFVAAGIAALALALGYRTKAAAICSLILLVSLHARNPLVLNGGDSLLRRTLLWCLFLPLGSGLLLGDRTRCRHPAAIGLLVQPVVLYVINAVIKLRGDAWPSGRAVPMVFSIDSLTVLLGDRLAAYPDLLSGLGFAWIVLLCCSPLLVVATGRRRTALVGAFASAHAGMALTLGVGLFPFVSLAALLPYLPPRVWDTVEKRWNRTVRTIAATPAGRTLRMARSLGASVRSGSVEIGAAPAALRGVLPSRIPADGDRRGPITSRLVDRERLAAAARSTGRGVATVLLLVVVVWNAAALGYVDVPETDAVEVTPRETRWDMFAPSPPIEDVWYVAVGTTGSGETVDVIHGGDPNLRPSERPKGAYPSARWRKYLEVVRWSDDDALRERFASALCTRWNANHRTHVEAINVHVLSQPTRLNGTEPIRESRVRTHAC; from the coding sequence GTGGCCCTCCGAACGCATCTCGCGTCCCTCCGTCGCGACCTCCAAACCGCACTCGCACGAAGACTCTTCGTCGACCGGCGAGCGCTCGTCGCCCTCCGGGTCGCGCTGGGGACGCTGTTGCTCACGGACCTCCTGTTGCGCGCACGGTCGCTGGCGTTCTTCTACACGGATTCGGGAGCGCTTCCGCGTTCGGCGCTGTTGGCAAGATACCCGATCACGGCGAACGTCTCGGTGTACACCCTGTTCGGGGGCGAATGGTGGGTCGGGCTCCTGTTCGTCGCCGCCGGGATCGCCGCGCTGGCGCTGGCGCTCGGCTACCGGACCAAGGCGGCCGCGATCTGTTCGCTGATCCTCCTCGTCTCGCTTCACGCGCGGAACCCGCTCGTGTTGAACGGCGGCGACTCGCTGCTTCGACGGACGCTTCTGTGGTGTCTCTTCCTCCCGCTCGGATCCGGGCTGCTGCTCGGTGATCGAACGCGATGCCGACACCCGGCGGCTATCGGCCTGTTGGTGCAGCCGGTGGTCCTGTACGTGATCAACGCGGTGATCAAGCTCAGGGGGGATGCGTGGCCGAGCGGGCGGGCGGTACCGATGGTGTTCAGCATCGACTCGCTGACCGTCCTGCTCGGGGATCGGCTCGCGGCGTACCCGGATCTGCTTTCGGGACTTGGGTTCGCGTGGATCGTGCTGTTGTGCTGTTCCCCGCTGCTCGTCGTCGCCACCGGTCGAAGACGAACGGCCCTCGTCGGCGCGTTCGCGTCCGCGCACGCGGGGATGGCGCTCACGCTCGGCGTCGGGCTGTTCCCGTTCGTCAGCCTGGCGGCGTTGCTCCCGTACCTCCCTCCGAGAGTGTGGGACACGGTCGAGAAGCGATGGAACCGAACCGTCCGGACGATCGCGGCGACACCGGCGGGCCGGACGCTCCGGATGGCACGTTCACTCGGTGCCAGCGTTCGGTCGGGGTCCGTGGAGATCGGGGCGGCTCCGGCTGCGTTGCGCGGGGTTCTCCCGAGCCGGATCCCGGCGGATGGTGACCGCCGTGGACCCATCACGTCCCGGCTCGTCGATCGCGAGCGGCTCGCGGCCGCCGCCAGGAGTACGGGCCGCGGTGTCGCGACGGTGTTGTTGCTCGTCGTCGTGGTCTGGAACGCCGCCGCGTTGGGGTACGTCGACGTCCCCGAGACGGACGCGGTCGAGGTGACCCCCCGAGAAACGAGGTGGGACATGTTCGCGCCGTCGCCACCGATCGAGGACGTGTGGTACGTCGCCGTCGGCACGACGGGATCCGGCGAGACGGTGGACGTGATCCACGGGGGCGATCCGAACCTGCGGCCGTCGGAACGACCGAAGGGCGCCTATCCCAGCGCGCGCTGGCGGAAGTACCTGGAGGTCGTCCGCTGGAGCGACGACGACGCGCTTCGGGAACGGTTCGCGTCGGCGCTGTGTACGCGGTGGAACGCGAACCACCGGACACACGTCGAGGCGATCAACGTCCACGTGCTGTCGCAGCCGACCCGATTGAACGGGACTGAGCCGATCCGTGAGTCGCGCGTTCGAACGCACGCGTGTTGA
- a CDS encoding Cdc6/Cdc18 family protein: MGSSSIFEDDVEIIRNADLFTEEHTPAEILCRDDVMQDYVNALKPVYKGRPPRNAFLYGDTGVGKTAATKYLLQELDADIDSRNADAPGDERGFTYVRVNCQNLAPADGTASSYQVAIALVNELRDGETVSSTGYAAREVYEMLYDELDAIGGTVLIVLDEVDRVGESDTLLYDLPRARDIGYVENTRIGLIGISNDYTFRSNLSPKVRDTLCETEIKFPAYTAAELEEIIEARAERALHPDTYGKEVLSLCAALAVRNSSGSARRAMDLLKQAAEQAENEGHVPIEPDDVYAAKEELDYGDMVESVADQDQHKQLILSAVARLDADGRTPVRTKAIHAAYRRLAQAAGDDPLSQRGMYNHLTRLDMLGFLHSYQNNEGLRGGQYNTYELSEALTVEQVRDAIAESELPLDGVSLDIERILRDAGLVDT; encoded by the coding sequence ATGGGGTCGAGTTCGATATTCGAGGACGACGTGGAGATCATCCGCAACGCGGATCTCTTCACAGAGGAGCACACCCCGGCGGAGATTCTCTGCCGTGACGACGTGATGCAGGACTACGTGAACGCCCTGAAACCCGTCTACAAGGGGAGACCTCCGAGAAACGCCTTTCTCTACGGAGACACCGGCGTCGGGAAGACGGCGGCGACGAAGTACCTCCTCCAGGAGCTCGATGCCGACATCGACTCGCGAAACGCCGACGCGCCCGGCGACGAGCGGGGGTTCACCTACGTTCGCGTCAACTGCCAGAACCTCGCGCCGGCCGACGGGACCGCCTCCTCGTATCAAGTCGCCATCGCGCTGGTGAACGAGCTCCGCGACGGCGAGACCGTCTCCTCGACCGGGTACGCCGCGCGCGAGGTGTACGAGATGCTGTACGACGAGCTCGACGCCATCGGCGGCACCGTCCTCATCGTCCTCGACGAGGTCGACCGCGTCGGCGAGTCGGACACGCTGTTGTACGACCTCCCGCGTGCGCGTGACATCGGGTACGTAGAGAACACACGGATCGGGCTCATCGGGATCTCCAACGACTACACGTTCCGCTCGAACCTCTCGCCGAAGGTCCGCGATACGCTGTGTGAGACGGAGATCAAGTTCCCCGCCTACACCGCCGCCGAGCTGGAGGAGATCATCGAGGCGCGCGCCGAGCGGGCGCTTCACCCCGACACCTACGGGAAGGAGGTGCTCTCGCTGTGTGCCGCGCTCGCGGTCCGGAACTCCTCGGGCAGCGCCCGCCGCGCGATGGACCTGCTCAAACAGGCCGCCGAACAGGCGGAAAACGAGGGGCACGTCCCAATCGAGCCGGACGATGTCTACGCGGCCAAGGAGGAACTCGACTACGGCGACATGGTCGAGTCCGTCGCCGACCAGGACCAACACAAGCAGCTCATCCTCTCGGCGGTCGCGCGCCTCGACGCCGACGGTCGCACGCCGGTGCGGACGAAGGCGATCCACGCCGCCTACCGCCGACTCGCGCAGGCCGCGGGCGACGACCCGCTGAGTCAACGGGGGATGTACAACCACCTCACCCGACTCGACATGCTCGGGTTCCTCCACTCGTATCAGAACAACGAGGGCCTCCGCGGCGGCCAGTACAACACCTACGAGCTCTCGGAGGCGCTCACCGTCGAACAGGTCCGGGACGCCATCGCCGAGTCGGAACTCCCCCTCGACGGCGTCTCGCTCGACATCGAACGGATCCTCCGCGACGCCGGCCTCGTCGACACCTGA
- a CDS encoding helix-turn-helix transcriptional regulator gives MCARQTDGPVTPALAAVVIVVAVLGGTLVGAATFAGGGAAAVTGAGAADARPAGEVAITESGFADGDVVLERDGTAYLWYDEPARFTLLLETGQGDGEGYYEACLRSRGDDGSVREIACESLVLSGGTTTEVTFRVDSWAAGGTGGRTIEAVITPDTLDAEVAANATHEVSVIRKEADPDGDGATTRREIAAGTDFDDPDTDDDGLVDGLELDTYDTDPLVADTDGDGLDDGTEIHETRTDPTATDTDGDGLSDAREIEETGTNPTKVDTDGDGLSDGREVRVHETDPTEVDTDGDGLVDGAEVNDHDTNPTDPDTDDDGLSDTHEIHGTGTDPNSADTDGDGLSDGREMHELRTDPTAVDTDGDGLHDGAEVSEYGTDPLVVDTDGDGLADGEEVNRYGTDPLAADTDGDGVPDAQEVDEGAVAPWVVGVGTSFAVVAAALGTIVLMWLVRDRWLPLVPARVRESVRTSRALDRVGSAVPTTRVDAAVRTIRDAGRRLRSAAAAARAAAVDPDSSPTNATEADGGHAVADEHDGDDGQRTDPGAAADGSAESGDGADSDDAGGADRTAAVHDPRALTPEEEVESVLAANGGRLKQSEIVERTGWSKSKVSRTLSRMDDAGAIEKTTIGRGNVISLPEHTPDGARSPFEDDE, from the coding sequence ATGTGCGCGAGACAAACTGATGGCCCCGTGACCCCGGCGCTGGCTGCAGTTGTAATCGTGGTCGCGGTCCTGGGCGGCACACTCGTCGGCGCCGCCACGTTCGCCGGCGGGGGAGCGGCCGCGGTCACCGGCGCCGGAGCGGCCGACGCGCGTCCGGCGGGGGAGGTCGCGATCACCGAGAGCGGCTTCGCTGACGGCGACGTGGTACTCGAACGCGACGGAACCGCGTACCTGTGGTACGACGAGCCCGCCCGGTTCACGCTGTTGCTCGAAACGGGCCAGGGAGACGGCGAGGGCTACTACGAGGCGTGCCTCCGGTCCCGCGGCGACGACGGGAGCGTCCGCGAGATCGCCTGCGAGTCGCTCGTCCTCTCGGGCGGCACCACCACAGAGGTCACCTTCCGCGTCGATTCGTGGGCGGCCGGCGGGACCGGCGGCCGAACGATCGAGGCGGTGATCACTCCCGACACGCTCGATGCCGAAGTCGCCGCGAACGCGACCCACGAGGTCTCCGTGATCCGGAAGGAGGCCGATCCGGACGGCGACGGGGCGACGACCCGTCGCGAGATCGCCGCAGGGACCGACTTCGACGACCCCGACACCGACGACGACGGCCTGGTCGACGGCTTGGAGCTCGACACCTACGACACCGACCCGCTCGTCGCCGACACCGACGGCGACGGCCTCGACGACGGGACGGAGATACACGAGACGCGGACCGACCCGACGGCGACCGACACGGACGGGGACGGGCTCTCCGACGCCCGCGAGATCGAGGAAACGGGGACGAACCCGACCAAAGTCGACACGGACGGTGACGGGCTCTCGGACGGCCGCGAGGTGCGCGTCCACGAGACGGACCCGACCGAGGTCGACACGGACGGCGACGGGCTCGTCGACGGCGCGGAAGTGAACGACCACGACACGAACCCGACGGACCCCGACACTGACGACGACGGGCTCTCGGACACCCACGAGATCCACGGAACCGGGACGGACCCCAACTCCGCCGACACGGACGGCGACGGCCTGTCCGACGGCCGCGAGATGCACGAGCTCCGGACGGACCCGACGGCGGTCGACACCGACGGCGACGGGCTGCACGACGGGGCGGAGGTGTCCGAGTACGGGACCGACCCGCTCGTGGTCGACACCGACGGCGACGGCCTCGCTGACGGCGAGGAGGTGAACCGCTACGGGACCGACCCGCTCGCGGCGGACACCGACGGCGACGGCGTTCCGGACGCCCAGGAGGTCGACGAGGGCGCGGTGGCGCCGTGGGTCGTCGGGGTCGGAACGTCGTTCGCGGTCGTCGCGGCGGCGCTCGGCACGATCGTGCTCATGTGGCTCGTGCGCGACCGCTGGCTCCCCCTCGTCCCGGCCCGCGTTCGCGAGTCGGTTCGAACGTCGCGGGCGCTCGACCGGGTCGGATCGGCGGTTCCGACGACCCGCGTCGACGCCGCGGTTCGAACGATCCGGGACGCCGGTCGACGGCTGCGCTCGGCGGCGGCGGCCGCGCGTGCGGCCGCGGTCGATCCCGATTCGTCGCCCACGAACGCGACGGAGGCCGACGGGGGACACGCGGTCGCCGACGAACACGACGGCGACGATGGGCAGCGTACCGACCCGGGTGCTGCCGCCGACGGCAGCGCCGAATCGGGGGACGGGGCGGACTCGGATGACGCCGGCGGTGCGGATCGAACCGCCGCCGTACACGACCCGCGGGCGCTCACTCCCGAGGAGGAGGTGGAGTCAGTGTTGGCGGCGAACGGCGGCCGCCTCAAGCAGTCGGAGATCGTCGAGCGCACCGGATGGTCGAAATCGAAGGTGAGTCGGACGCTGTCGCGGATGGACGACGCCGGCGCCATCGAGAAGACGACGATCGGTCGCGGGAACGTGATCTCCCTGCCCGAGCACACCCCCGACGGGGCCCGTTCGCCCTTCGAGGACGACGAGTGA
- a CDS encoding DUF7504 family protein translates to MSGTPSRAGHDPTHPVEGSSDADTLVLAAPSAIGGHCPCSREAHDGTAAATGTSGFLRVAFTRGGLSPPEEWVRAAGDGADVRVVDSTPCSVGGDESGEREGEKGVVTVTASGPANLTDVGVRVTDALDDMDVTAGDTGGGSGGPVCCLGSLTALLQYVDAREAYRFVNAVTARVASLGGSTHAHIEPAAHDRRTIDTMASLFDIVAEPSSAGDGLDVVRSRRR, encoded by the coding sequence ATGTCAGGAACGCCGTCGCGAGCGGGACACGATCCGACGCACCCGGTCGAGGGCTCGTCGGACGCCGACACGCTCGTCCTCGCCGCACCGTCCGCCATCGGGGGCCACTGCCCGTGCTCGAGAGAGGCACACGACGGGACGGCCGCGGCGACGGGGACGAGCGGGTTCCTTCGCGTGGCGTTCACCCGGGGCGGGCTGTCGCCGCCCGAGGAATGGGTTCGCGCGGCTGGGGACGGCGCCGACGTGCGCGTGGTCGACTCGACCCCGTGCTCCGTCGGCGGCGACGAGTCGGGCGAGCGTGAGGGTGAGAAGGGGGTGGTCACCGTCACCGCGTCCGGGCCCGCGAACCTCACCGACGTGGGCGTGCGGGTCACCGACGCGCTCGACGACATGGACGTGACCGCCGGCGACACCGGCGGGGGATCGGGCGGACCGGTGTGTTGTCTCGGGTCGCTGACGGCGCTGTTGCAGTACGTCGACGCCCGGGAAGCGTACCGGTTCGTGAACGCCGTTACGGCCCGCGTGGCGTCGCTCGGGGGATCGACCCACGCACACATCGAACCGGCGGCACACGACCGGCGAACCATCGACACGATGGCGTCGCTGTTCGATATCGTCGCCGAGCCGTCGTCGGCCGGGGACGGCCTGGATGTCGTCAGGAGCCGGCGACGGTAA
- a CDS encoding N-acyl homoserine lactonase family protein gives MPEVTLVDRGRVRADRAYVVDGASMASAAEPEPEHTRVEFVVWNAVVEADGRTYLWDTGVPTDAAEYWPDPLYGAFEAHDANEHPLEGDLAHAGYDLADIDAVVMSHLHLDHAGELDAFAGTDTPVYVHRDELQFAFYSAHTDEGSIAYLASDFDGDLNWRVVHRHRHTLAEGFELLHLPGHTPGLLGARIETPEGTLLVAGDECYVDANYAEGAPLGPGLLWSERDWRESLETLRELERRTDADVLYGHDLDRFETLAARY, from the coding sequence ATGCCGGAGGTGACCCTCGTCGACCGCGGGCGGGTCCGTGCGGACCGGGCGTACGTGGTCGACGGCGCGTCGATGGCCAGCGCGGCGGAACCGGAGCCGGAACACACCCGCGTCGAGTTCGTCGTCTGGAACGCCGTCGTCGAGGCCGACGGCCGGACGTACCTGTGGGACACGGGCGTCCCGACCGACGCCGCGGAGTACTGGCCCGACCCGCTGTACGGCGCCTTCGAGGCACACGACGCGAACGAGCACCCCCTGGAGGGCGATCTCGCGCACGCGGGGTACGACCTCGCCGACATCGACGCGGTGGTAATGAGCCATCTCCACCTCGATCACGCGGGCGAACTCGACGCGTTCGCGGGCACCGACACCCCGGTGTACGTCCACCGCGACGAACTCCAGTTCGCCTTCTACTCGGCACACACCGACGAGGGGTCGATCGCGTACCTCGCGTCCGACTTCGACGGCGACCTGAACTGGCGCGTGGTCCATCGCCACCGCCACACGCTCGCCGAGGGGTTCGAGCTGCTCCACCTTCCGGGGCACACCCCGGGGCTCCTCGGGGCCCGGATCGAGACCCCTGAGGGGACCCTCCTCGTCGCCGGCGACGAGTGTTACGTCGACGCCAACTACGCCGAGGGCGCGCCGCTGGGGCCGGGCCTGCTGTGGAGCGAGCGGGACTGGCGCGAGAGCTTGGAGACGCTCCGCGAGTTGGAGCGGCGAACCGACGCGGACGTGCTGTACGGCCACGACCTCGACCGGTTCGAGACGCTCGCGGCACGCTACTGA